A DNA window from Rhizobium jaguaris contains the following coding sequences:
- the flgG gene encoding flagellar basal-body rod protein FlgG, with product MRALAIAATGMDAQQTNLEVIANNIANINTTGYKRSRAEFSDLLYQTERAKGIANRPNQAVVPEGANIGLGVQTTAVRNIQIQGELSQTQNDLDVALVGRGWFQIQMPDGTTAYTRAGSFNRSDTGQVVTADGNVLQPGITIPSNASNIVINESGQVSATIGTATTPTVLGQLQIANFVNEAGLQPMGSNLFTQTPASGDPVVSDPNTNGYAYMKQGYLESSNVDPVKEITDLISAQRAYEMNSKVITTADDMAQIVSKDLK from the coding sequence ATGAGAGCGCTCGCTATTGCCGCGACAGGCATGGACGCCCAGCAGACCAATCTCGAAGTGATCGCGAACAACATCGCGAACATCAATACCACGGGCTACAAGCGTTCCCGCGCCGAATTCTCGGACCTTCTGTACCAGACCGAACGCGCCAAGGGCATCGCCAACCGTCCGAACCAGGCCGTGGTGCCGGAAGGTGCCAATATCGGTCTCGGCGTGCAGACGACGGCGGTGCGCAACATCCAGATCCAGGGCGAGCTGTCGCAGACGCAGAACGATCTCGACGTCGCGCTGGTCGGCCGGGGCTGGTTCCAGATCCAGATGCCGGACGGCACGACGGCCTATACCCGCGCCGGCTCGTTCAACAGAAGCGATACCGGCCAGGTGGTCACGGCTGACGGCAATGTGTTGCAGCCGGGGATCACGATCCCGAGCAACGCCAGCAACATCGTCATCAACGAATCCGGTCAGGTTTCGGCAACGATCGGCACAGCGACCACCCCGACCGTTCTCGGTCAGTTGCAGATCGCCAACTTCGTCAACGAAGCCGGTTTGCAACCGATGGGAAGCAACCTCTTCACCCAGACGCCGGCCTCCGGCGATCCCGTCGTCTCCGATCCCAATACGAACGGCTACGCCTACATGAAGCAAGGCTATCTGGAATCGTCGAACGTCGATCCGGTCAAGGAAATCACCGACCTGATCAGCGCGCAGCGTGCCTATGAGATGAATTCCAAGGTCATCACCACCGCCGACGACATGGCGCAGATCGTCAGTAAAGATCTGAAGTAA
- the flgA gene encoding flagellar basal body P-ring formation chaperone FlgA produces MKSLAMAWLAAASLSVMFVSAVPAGATGADATSLGTAVVPTETIYPGDIISSGQLEEVEVTNPNLTGDYAKRLHEVTGLVSKRTLLPGRTISVSALREPYAVTRGSNVRLVMNMGSMTITAAGTPLDDGAVGDSVRARNLDSGIIVNGTVLENGTIRVVAK; encoded by the coding sequence ATGAAAAGCTTAGCAATGGCCTGGCTCGCCGCAGCGAGCCTCTCCGTCATGTTCGTGTCGGCCGTTCCCGCCGGTGCAACGGGTGCCGACGCGACCAGCCTGGGCACGGCCGTCGTGCCGACCGAGACGATCTATCCGGGCGATATCATCAGCAGCGGACAACTCGAGGAGGTTGAAGTCACCAACCCCAATCTGACCGGCGATTATGCCAAGCGGCTTCACGAGGTCACAGGGTTGGTCTCCAAACGAACGCTTCTGCCTGGCCGAACGATCTCGGTTTCTGCCCTGCGCGAACCCTATGCGGTGACGCGCGGCTCCAATGTCCGCCTGGTCATGAACATGGGCAGCATGACGATTACCGCGGCCGGGACGCCGCTGGATGATGGCGCAGTCGGCGACAGCGTGCGCGCCCGCAATCTGGACTCCGGCATCATCGTCAACGGCACTGTTCTCGAAAACGGCACCATCCGCGTGGTTGCAAAATGA
- a CDS encoding flagellar basal body P-ring protein FlgI, with product MRRLRHFLAVLLALPSLAVGNPALAMQSRIKDIASLQAGRDNQLIGYGLIVGLQGTGDGLRSSPFTEQSMRAMLQNLGISTQGGQSAAKNTAAVMVTTNLPPFASPGSRIDVTVSSLGDATSLRGGTLIMTSLSGADGQIYAVAQGSVIVSGFQAQGAAASVTEGTTTAGRVPGGAIIERELPSRFKDSVNLVLQLRNPDFSTSIRIADTVNAWATSHFGAPIAEAKDSQEVAIEKPKMADLTRLMADIENLDVQTDTPAKVVINERTGTIVIGADVRVSPVAVSYGTLTVQVSENPQVIQPEPFSNGQTAIQDQTDITATKSGGRVAVLEGPDLKTLVSGLNNIGVKPDGIIAILQGIKSAGALQAELVLQ from the coding sequence ATGAGAAGACTTCGTCATTTTCTCGCGGTCTTGCTGGCATTGCCCAGCCTGGCCGTCGGCAATCCAGCGCTGGCGATGCAATCGCGCATCAAGGACATCGCCTCATTGCAGGCCGGCCGCGACAACCAGTTGATCGGTTACGGCTTGATCGTCGGCCTTCAGGGGACCGGCGATGGTCTGCGTTCCTCGCCATTTACCGAACAGTCCATGCGCGCGATGCTGCAGAATCTCGGCATTTCGACGCAGGGCGGCCAGTCCGCCGCCAAGAACACCGCCGCCGTCATGGTGACAACCAACCTGCCGCCCTTCGCAAGCCCGGGCAGCCGCATCGACGTCACGGTTAGTTCGCTTGGCGACGCGACATCGTTGCGTGGCGGCACGCTGATCATGACCTCGCTCAGTGGCGCCGACGGGCAGATCTATGCCGTGGCGCAGGGATCGGTCATCGTTTCCGGTTTCCAGGCGCAAGGGGCGGCCGCCAGCGTTACCGAAGGTACCACCACCGCCGGCCGCGTGCCGGGCGGCGCCATCATCGAGCGTGAGCTGCCCTCGCGTTTCAAGGATTCCGTCAATCTTGTCCTGCAGTTGCGCAATCCGGACTTTTCCACCTCGATCCGCATCGCCGATACCGTCAATGCCTGGGCGACCTCGCATTTCGGCGCTCCGATCGCCGAAGCCAAGGATTCGCAGGAGGTTGCGATCGAAAAGCCGAAGATGGCGGACCTGACACGGCTGATGGCGGATATCGAAAATCTCGACGTTCAGACCGATACGCCGGCGAAGGTCGTCATCAACGAACGCACCGGAACGATCGTCATTGGCGCCGACGTCCGTGTCTCGCCGGTCGCCGTCAGCTACGGAACTCTCACGGTGCAGGTCAGCGAGAACCCACAGGTGATCCAGCCGGAACCTTTCTCGAACGGGCAGACCGCCATTCAGGACCAGACGGATATTACGGCAACCAAGAGCGGTGGCCGAGTCGCCGTGCTCGAAGGTCCTGACCTGAAAACGCTGGTCTCCGGGCTGAACAATATCGGCGTCAAACCCGACGGCATCATCGCAATCCTGCAAGGCATCAAATCGGCCGGCGCGCTGCAAGCGGAGCTCGTTCTGCAATGA
- a CDS encoding MotE family protein yields MTSIVIAKKMLTSCRVAAVPAMIALLLSAYAAAAQEAPKPVADPASSQDEIKQFCTNIADPARDQRYLLQKQELEKLQADVDQRIATMDKRKAEYEDWLKRRDDFLKTADSGLVDIYKNMKPDAAAASLDQVKVTVAAAIIMKLSPRQSSLILAEMDAQKAAVVTNIISSASDPNTSKSKDPS; encoded by the coding sequence ATGACATCGATCGTTATCGCCAAAAAAATGCTGACGTCCTGCCGTGTTGCGGCAGTTCCCGCCATGATCGCATTGCTGCTGTCGGCCTATGCCGCGGCGGCGCAGGAAGCGCCGAAGCCGGTCGCCGATCCGGCGTCCAGCCAGGACGAGATCAAACAGTTCTGCACCAACATCGCCGATCCGGCCCGCGACCAGCGCTATCTGCTGCAGAAGCAGGAGCTTGAGAAACTGCAGGCCGACGTTGACCAGCGCATCGCCACGATGGACAAGCGCAAGGCGGAATACGAAGACTGGCTGAAGCGGCGCGACGACTTCTTGAAGACCGCCGATTCCGGCCTGGTCGACATCTACAAAAACATGAAGCCCGATGCGGCGGCGGCGAGCCTTGACCAGGTGAAAGTCACAGTGGCCGCCGCGATCATCATGAAACTCTCGCCGCGCCAGTCGAGTCTTATTCTGGCGGAGATGGATGCGCAGAAGGCGGCTGTTGTCACCAACATCATCTCCAGCGCGTCCGATCCGAATACATCGAAGTCGAAGGACCCCTCATGA
- the flgH gene encoding flagellar basal body L-ring protein FlgH, with protein sequence MNMRLTATCAVVVFLAGCQSQALNEIGRAPAMSPIGSGLQYAQTPQMLQYPKRPHQVAQGYSLWNDSQAALFKDARALNVGDILTVNISINDKANWDNETNRSRTNKSDMNWNITAKIFGWQPSTNANATSGSDTSTDGKGKMQRSEQITLLVAAVVTGVLENGNLMISGSQEVRMNQEIRILNVAGIVRPQDVTSDNTISYDKIAEARISYGGRGRLTEVQQPPRGQQAVDLLSPL encoded by the coding sequence ATGAACATGCGTCTTACGGCCACGTGCGCAGTCGTCGTTTTCCTGGCCGGCTGTCAGTCGCAGGCTCTTAACGAAATCGGCAGAGCGCCTGCCATGAGCCCGATCGGCAGCGGCCTGCAATATGCGCAGACGCCACAGATGCTGCAATATCCGAAACGTCCGCACCAGGTTGCGCAGGGTTACTCGCTCTGGAACGATTCGCAGGCGGCCCTTTTCAAGGATGCGCGCGCCCTCAATGTCGGCGATATCCTGACCGTCAATATCTCGATCAACGACAAGGCGAATTGGGATAACGAGACCAATCGCAGTCGCACGAACAAGAGCGACATGAACTGGAACATTACCGCCAAGATCTTTGGTTGGCAGCCGAGCACCAATGCCAACGCGACCTCGGGCTCCGACACCAGCACCGACGGCAAGGGCAAGATGCAGCGTTCCGAGCAGATCACGCTGCTCGTTGCCGCGGTCGTCACCGGTGTTCTAGAAAACGGCAACCTGATGATCAGCGGTTCGCAGGAAGTGCGGATGAACCAGGAGATTCGTATCCTGAACGTCGCCGGCATCGTCCGGCCGCAGGACGTCACCTCGGACAATACGATCTCCTACGACAAGATCGCCGAAGCGCGCATCTCCTATGGCGGCCGCGGCCGTCTGACGGAAGTACAGCAGCCGCCGCGCGGTCAGCAGGCGGTCGACCTGCTGTCGCCGCTCTGA
- a CDS encoding flagellar basal body-associated FliL family protein: MAAAADAPAKGKGSPLVMMILGLVILTILGGGGGWFLGTMVAPKIKTAAAAVQTAPQAPTGQKQATAAAEANGIVQLDPITTNLAYPSQNWIRLEIALMFKGPPDQQLAEAIHQDILAYVRTVSLQQIEGPRGFQYLRDDIQERVDLRSEGRVSKVMFRTFVIE; encoded by the coding sequence ATGGCAGCAGCCGCAGACGCACCGGCAAAAGGCAAGGGATCGCCATTGGTCATGATGATCCTCGGGCTAGTCATCTTGACGATCCTTGGCGGCGGTGGCGGCTGGTTCCTAGGCACCATGGTCGCGCCGAAGATCAAGACGGCTGCCGCCGCGGTACAGACGGCTCCGCAGGCCCCAACCGGTCAAAAACAGGCCACGGCAGCCGCGGAGGCGAACGGCATCGTTCAGCTCGATCCAATCACCACTAATCTTGCCTATCCTTCGCAAAACTGGATCAGGCTGGAAATCGCGCTGATGTTCAAAGGCCCGCCGGACCAGCAGCTCGCGGAGGCCATCCATCAGGATATTCTCGCCTATGTCCGCACCGTCTCGCTGCAGCAGATCGAAGGTCCGCGCGGCTTTCAATATCTTCGGGATGACATTCAGGAACGTGTTGACCTCCGCTCAGAAGGACGGGTATCGAAAGTTATGTTCAGAACTTTCGTGATCGAATGA
- the fliP gene encoding flagellar type III secretion system pore protein FliP (The bacterial flagellar biogenesis protein FliP forms a type III secretion system (T3SS)-type pore required for flagellar assembly.): protein MIRLLLALLILVFAAFSPELAMAQQLPQQLPTDLLNVPVNGSVAAWIIRTFGLLTILSIAPGILIMVTSFPRFIIAFSILRSGMGLATTPSNMILLSLALFMTFYVMSPTFDQAWKDGAQPLLANQISEADAVQRIAEPFRTFMSNNTRDKDIKLFVDLAQERGQTVVVDNKIDYRVLIPAFMISEIRRGFEIGFLVVLPFLVIDLIVSTIVMAMGMMMLPPTSISLPFKILFFVLIDGWNLLVGSLVRSFH, encoded by the coding sequence ATGATTCGATTATTACTTGCTTTACTTATATTAGTGTTTGCTGCGTTTTCGCCTGAGCTGGCGATGGCGCAGCAATTGCCGCAACAGCTCCCGACAGATCTCCTGAATGTCCCGGTGAACGGGTCTGTCGCGGCTTGGATCATTCGCACCTTCGGGCTGCTGACGATCTTGTCGATCGCGCCTGGCATCCTGATCATGGTGACGAGCTTTCCGCGATTCATCATCGCGTTCTCGATCCTGCGTTCGGGCATGGGCCTGGCGACCACGCCGTCGAACATGATCCTGTTGAGCCTCGCCTTGTTCATGACCTTCTACGTCATGTCGCCTACCTTCGATCAGGCTTGGAAGGATGGCGCGCAGCCGCTGCTTGCCAACCAGATTTCGGAAGCCGATGCGGTTCAGCGCATTGCGGAGCCTTTCCGCACCTTCATGTCCAACAACACACGCGACAAGGACATCAAGCTCTTTGTCGATCTGGCGCAGGAGCGCGGGCAGACGGTGGTGGTCGACAACAAGATCGATTATCGCGTGCTGATCCCGGCCTTCATGATCTCGGAAATCCGCCGTGGTTTTGAAATCGGCTTTCTGGTCGTTCTGCCGTTTTTGGTCATCGACCTGATCGTTTCCACCATCGTCATGGCGATGGGCATGATGATGCTGCCGCCGACGTCGATCTCGCTGCCCTTCAAGATCCTGTTCTTTGTGCTGATCGACGGCTGGAACCTGCTGGTCGGCAGCCTCGTGCGCTCGTTCCACTGA
- a CDS encoding IS110 family transposase — protein sequence MAHTIARTLGIDISKDRLDVHLLPDGIDKQFPNDAKGLRALIRWLLPYAPERIVFEATGAYHRRLERMLATADLPGVKVNPQRLRAFAKACGRLAKTDRIDARVMARFGTLMAPDIRPMRSQVLDLLAELLAARRALVKDRNALLHRQKNVTIPLLQRQAEQRLRQVDAQIEAVDAESRRLIAAEPQLQRRLDILTSIPGIGATCALALIADMPELGTLANKQAASLAGLAPVVRQSGQWKGKSFIQGGRTQLRRALYMPALVAIRFNPPLKSKYQQLTAGGKAAKAAITAIMRKLVILANALIREDRFWTPEHA from the coding sequence ATGGCTCATACGATAGCACGAACCCTCGGTATCGACATCTCGAAAGATCGCCTCGATGTCCATCTCCTGCCGGACGGCATCGACAAGCAGTTCCCCAACGACGCCAAAGGGCTGCGGGCATTGATCCGCTGGCTGTTGCCTTACGCGCCCGAGCGCATTGTCTTCGAGGCGACCGGCGCCTACCATCGGCGCCTCGAACGCATGCTGGCAACGGCGGACCTGCCCGGCGTCAAGGTGAACCCGCAGCGCCTACGCGCCTTCGCCAAAGCCTGTGGCCGGCTGGCCAAGACGGACCGCATCGACGCGCGCGTCATGGCCCGGTTCGGCACATTGATGGCCCCGGACATCCGGCCAATGCGCAGCCAAGTGCTTGATCTTCTCGCCGAACTGCTCGCCGCTCGCCGCGCGCTCGTTAAGGACCGGAACGCTCTCCTGCATCGGCAGAAGAATGTGACCATCCCCCTGCTGCAGCGCCAGGCCGAGCAACGGCTGCGGCAGGTCGACGCCCAAATCGAGGCTGTCGATGCCGAAAGCCGTCGATTGATTGCCGCCGAGCCGCAATTGCAGCGCCGTCTCGACATCCTCACCAGCATTCCCGGTATCGGGGCAACCTGCGCCCTGGCGCTGATTGCCGACATGCCGGAACTTGGAACACTGGCCAACAAACAGGCCGCCAGCCTGGCCGGTCTCGCGCCGGTCGTGCGACAGTCCGGCCAATGGAAAGGCAAAAGCTTCATTCAAGGCGGCAGGACCCAGCTTCGCCGCGCCCTCTATATGCCGGCCCTCGTCGCCATTCGCTTCAATCCACCCCTCAAGAGCAAATACCAGCAACTCACCGCCGGCGGAAAAGCCGCCAAGGCCGCCATTACCGCCATCATGCGAAAGCTCGTCATTCTCGCAAACGCACTCATCCGAGAGGATCGATTTTGGACACCTGAACACGCTTGA